In Mustela lutreola isolate mMusLut2 chromosome 1, mMusLut2.pri, whole genome shotgun sequence, one genomic interval encodes:
- the LOC131812064 gene encoding olfactory receptor 10V1-like — protein sequence MESANQTGMIHFHFRPFSKLPEVQMLIFVAFLIMYLVSISGNVSISLIIWINRSLHTPMYFFLANLAVLEIFYSSTIAPLTLASVLSMERALISLPGCGTQMFFFIFLGSTDCILLAVMAYDRFVAICHPLHYTLMMSWRLCVQLALGSLVLGFILAMQLTVLIFQLPFCSSKEISLFYCDILPVMRLACADTWVHEVTLFVVSVTVLTIPFLLITLSYVFIVATILKIRSAEGRHKAFSTCSSHLTVVLLQYGCGSLIYLCPSSSYSPERGQVVSVVYTFITPVLNPLIYSMRNRELKDALKRTMIRFLLS from the coding sequence ATGGAGAGTGCAAATCAAACTGGGATGATTCACTTCCACTTCCGCCCCTTCTCCAAACTGCCTGAGGTGCAGATGCTGATTTTCGTGGCCTTCCTAATCATGTACCTGGTCAGCATCAGTGGCAATGTCTCCATTTCTCTCATCATCTGGATTAACCGTTCTCtgcacacccccatgtacttttTCTTGGCCAACTTGGCAGTTCTGGAGATCTTCTACTCTTCCACCATTGCCCCTCTGACTCTGGCCAGTGTCCTGTCCATGGAGAGAGCCCTCATCTCCCTGCCTGGCTGTGGCACCCAGAtgttcttcttcatcttcctggGCAGCACTGACTGCATTTTACTAGCTGTCATGGCCTATGACAGGTTTGTGGCCATCTGTCATCCTTTGCACTACACCCTCATGATGAGCTGGCGCTTGTGTGTCCAGCTGGCCCTGGGGTCTCTGGTGCTGGGTTTCATCTTGGCCATGCAGCTGACTGTGCTCATCTTCCAACTCCCCTTCTGCAGCAGCAAAGAAATCAGCCTATTTTACTGTGATATCCTCCCTGTCATGAGACTGGCCTGTGCAGATACCTGGGTCCATGAGGTCACGCTGTTTGTGGTCAGTGTCACTGTCCTCACCATCCCTTTCCTGCTTATCACTCTCTCCTATGTCTTCATTGTGGCCACCATCCTGAAGATCCGCTCGGCAGAGGGGAGGCACAAGGctttctccacctgctcctctcaCCTGACTGTGGTCCTGCTCCAGTATGGATGTGGGAGCCTCATCTACCTTTGCCCCAGCTCCAGCTACTCTCCAGAGAGGGGCCAGGTAGTGTCTGTGGTTTACACATTCATCACCCCTGTGCTGAACCCCTTGATCTACAGCATGAGAAATAGAGAGCTTAAGGATGCTTTGAAGAGAACAATGATCAGGTTCCTGTTGTCCTAA